In one Scomber japonicus isolate fScoJap1 chromosome 6, fScoJap1.pri, whole genome shotgun sequence genomic region, the following are encoded:
- the LOC128360407 gene encoding DNA ligase 1, with translation MGILITAVFLWAAVGVGCRPVTSPLNDAKVECIIQETLNGDGPQHECGPQLAEELDEVQRHQGLLRELQRLADDERDNEREDEEERYEYNLADDESDFEQRDEEATEEATEDSDVTKTEDKKEDGTEEDDTKEKMIEEPRIEDRGRDEEEERAKELEELLAEEITKKGKEEKNDEELKELLKELKKKRYESVKEREIQKASGSEQKEEPKEKTPKEDQEKKEDVAEDVEKQRMEERRKNEVELMVEKEKVEKELKELLKEQESKKKPEQEREMKEKQEELDELVRKMKRVQEEEEQEAQGKKTEDGADQKPAEEKEKSKKKQGDGEKGSDEKVENDVKAKEEAVEVKEPQQKRVMEKASDEATRQFERERYKDAEEEEEEGDNDNGEDEDDEDEYVREDEEGPEEEDDDDGGDAEEDEGEELLEIEAELRKVAAELRELRRG, from the exons ATGGGAATTTTGATAACCGCGGTTTTTCTTTGGGCTGCTGTCGGAG TGGGATGCCGGCCAGTAACCTCACCCCTTAATGATGCAAAG GTTGAATGTATTATTCAGGAGACGCTGAATGGAGATGGGCCACAACATGAATGTGGCCCCCAGCTGGCAG AGGAACTTGATGAAGTGCAAAGACACCAGGGTCTGCTAAGGGAACTGCAGAGGCTGGCTGATGATG AGAGAGATAATGAgagagaggacgaggaggagagatATGAGTACAATCTGGCCGACGACGAGAGTGACTTTGAGCAGAGGGATGAGGAGGCGACGGAGGAGGCGACGGAGGACAGCGACGTGACCAAGACAGAGGACAAGAAGGAAGATGGGACAGAGGAGGATGACACCAAGGAGAAGATGATCGAGGAGCCACGGATcgaagacagagggagggacgaagaggaggagagagctaAAGAGCTTGAGGAGCTGCTAGCTGAGGAGATAAccaagaaagggaaggaggagaagaacgaTGAGGAGCTCAAAGAGCTGCTGAAAGAGTTGAAGAAGAAGCGCTATGAGTCGGTGAAGGAGAGGGAGATCCAGAAAGCCTCTGGAAGCGAGCAGAAGGAGGAACCGAAGGAAAAGACACCAAAGGAGGAccaagaaaagaaggaagatgtAGCAGAGGATGTGGAAAAgcagaggatggaggagaggaggaagaatgaggTGGAGCTGAtggtggagaaggagaaggtggagaaggAGCTGAAGGAGCTTCTTAAGGAGCAGGAGAGCAAGAAGAAGCcagagcaggagagggagatgaaggagaagcaggaggagctggacgAGCTCGTCAGGAAGATGAAGcgggtgcaggaggaggaggagcaggaggcgCAGGGGAAGAAGACAGAGGATGGCGCCGATCAAAAGCCGgcggaggagaaggaaaagagcaagaaGAAGCAGGGCGACGGAGAGAAGGGGTCCGACGAGAAAGTGGAGAATGACGTCAAAGCGAAGGAGGAGGCGGTGGAGGTGAAGGAGCCGCAGCAGAAGAGAGTAATGGAGAAAGCCAGCGACGAGGCCACGCGGCAGTTCGAGCGGGAGAGGTACAAGGAcgcggaggaagaggaggaggagggtgacaACGACAACGGGGAGGATGAGGACGATGAGGATGAGTATgtcagagaggatgaggaggggccagaggaggaagatgatgatgatggaggggaCGCAGAAGAGGATGAAGGCGAG GAGCTGCTGGAGATTGAAGCAGAGTTACGCAAAGTCGCTGCAGAGCTTAGGGAGCTTCGCAGAGGATAA
- the si:dkey-260j18.2 gene encoding kelch-like protein 17, which yields MNAVRGGTVTWRPQPWQDGDGGGGEPLSDSDSEEEDFPDDSTTPLGDYITHGLKQLLDAQQLCDVTLLVEGKKFMCHRVLLAAVSPYFRAMFTSPLVESRLTEIRLEEVTPSVMETVIQFVYTGEAGLSLDTAEDLFVAANRLQVMPLQDLCSRFLFEHLSVDNCLGMYSLARSHHDQLLLRASLRLVAQHFPRVARQKDFLLLDHGTLGSLLSSDRLGVDSEAEVYDAARRWAEHQPLDRYAHMPALLHHLRPGLLSQEESRRLSQELGPAAAGEGLGGPLRPREGMFEKKIVCVDLTPREDENLAARDYTVDCFDPRTGKWEKLAALGSLVSPGCTAVGDRLFVAGGILRTGSVSAAVHEYDAVLDRWIERPSMAQPRAMLGLLGCGDSLYALGGSNRSALLDSSEILELSTLQWAPGPRLPLPLRAFACAALRGRLYLLGGTTLEQNRAVVHSVVHSGVLIYHTLTDCWTRVALDSGATCLAGGVAVRGGVCAIGGYMRDTTKFLDGNYTNLETLDATGRVLFFREGRGSGVEREVTGGGVMVTAEQRGGAGGGSDRAPSPVVFPGLPRRIAAGGVARWKRRIYVLGGENGSRFYDSVYCWKPGWRSWVQRREKLPGDTGGVSQFGCTTLKFPKKHILSRLRLAKENCKKAAD from the exons ATGAATGCCGTGCGGGGGGGCACAGTCACCTGGCGTCCCCAGCCATGGCAGGATGGggatgggggaggaggggagccTCTATCAGACAGCGactcagaggaggaggacttCCCAGATGACAGCACCACACCTTTAGGAGACTACATCACACATG GATTGAAGCAGCTCCTGGATGctcagcagctgtgtgatgttACTCTGCTCGTTGAGGGGAAAAAGTTCATGTGTCACAG AGTCCTCTTGGCGGCTGTGAGCCCATACTTCAGGGCCATGTTCACCAGTCCTCTGGTGGAGTCTCGTCTCACTGAGATTCGACTGGAGGAAGTGACGCCGTCTGTGATGGAGACAGTCATCCAGTTTGTGTACACCGGGGAGGCGGGTCTCTCTCTGGACACGGCTGAGGATCTGTTTGTGGCTGCCAACCGGCTTCAGGTCATGCCCCTGCAAGACCTGTGTTCCAG GTTTCTATTTGAGCACCTCTCAGTGGATAACTGTCTGGGGATGTACTCTCTGGCTCGCTCTCACCACGATCAGCTGCTGCTGCGTGCCTCCCTGAGGCTGGTAGCACAGCACTTCCCCCGGGTGGCCCGGCAGAAAGACTTCCTGCTGCTAGACCACGGCACTTTAGGCAGCCTGCTAAGCTCCGACCGCCTGGGGGTGGATTCAGAGGCGGAGGTGTACGACGCTGCACGCCGCTGGGCAGAGCACCAGCCCCTGGACCGCTACGCCCACATGCCAGCACTGCTTCACCACCTGCGTCCGGGACTGCTGTCACAGGAAGAGAGCCGAAGACTGAGCCAGGAGTTGGGCCCCGCCGCAGCTGGAGAGGGCCTTGGGGGGCCTCTAAGACCACGGGAGGGCAtgtttgagaaaaaaatagtGTGTGTGGACCTGACACCTCGGGAAGATGAGAATTTAGCTGCCAGAGACTACACAGTGGACTGCTTTGATCCTCGGACAGGGAAGTGGGAGAAGTTAGCAGCGTTGGGTTCGCTGGTCAGTCCTGGCTGCACAGCTGTGGGTGACAGGCTGTTTGTAGCTGGAGGGATTCTACGGACAGGCTCTGTGTCTGCAGCCGTGCATGAATACGATGCTGTGTTGGACCGCTGGATAGAGAGGCCTTCGATGGCCCAGCCCCGGGCTATGCTTGGCCTGCTGGGCTGTGGGGACTCACTCTATGCCTTGGGTGGCAGTAACCGCTCAGCCCTTCTGGACTCCAGTGAGATCCTGGAGCTGTCTACACTCCAATGGGCTCCCGGGCCGCGGTTACCGCTCCCTCTGCGTGCTTTTGCCTGCGCAGCGCTGCGCGGACGACTCTACCTTCTGGGTGGAACCACACTGGAACAGAACCGGGCTGTGGTTCACTCAGTGGTTCACTCAGGGGTGCTTATTTATCACACCCTGACAGACTGCTGGACACGTGTGGCACTGGACTCCGGTGCCACCTGCCTCGCTGGTGGTGTAGCAGTGCGAGGAGGAGTCTGCGCCATAGGGGGATACATGAGGGACACCACCAAGTTCCTGGATGGAAACTACACCAACCTGGAGACTTTAGACGCCACAGGGCGCGTGCTGTTTTTCAGAGAGGGCCGGGGGTCTGGAGTAGAGAGGGAAGTGACCGGGGGAGGGGTGATGGTCACCGCAGAGCAGCGGGGCGGTGCAGGTGGCGGAAGCGACCGAGCCCCAAGCCCTGTGGTTTTTCCTGGGCTGCCAAGGCGGATCGCAGCTGGGGGGGTGGCCAGGTGGAAACGGAGGATTTACGTGCTGGGCGGGGAAAACGGCTCGCGGTTCTACGACAGCGTGTACTGCTGGAAGCCCGGCTGGCGCAGCTGGGTCCAGAGACGTGAGAAACTCCCCGGAGACACTGGAGGGGTGAGCCAGTTCGGGTGCACCACTTTAAAATTCCCCAAGAAACACATCCTGTCCAGACTGAGACTAGCCAAAGAAAACTGCAAGAAGGCGGCTGACTAG
- the sars2 gene encoding serine--tRNA ligase, mitochondrial: protein MSLIEMLIIPMLPECNINHRTNMATGFSMAARVGRAALTVLKPVARHYSRQRSSVVIPHRFCHRARSSLYEHVREGYSDKPELDMTLVCEHTDSVIANVESRKGDLRGEDVRNIVCVWQQLQAVRKEISELEEQKKHISETVKALVVKNDKKTLTSLPEYNQALQRGRDIRNRLNHLTAKETELDQEHYLRALRLPNTTHPDVPIGDESQATVVELVGQKPEFDFKPRGHVELGEELGLIRQRHLAHVSGHRSYYLRGAGARLQIALQNFALDTLQRRGFIPMVVPDMLRGAVFEGCGMQPNAHRSQVYSMDPARFPDLNLAGTGEVGAAGYFMDHAVNWKDLPVRTVCSSTCYRAETDTGRETWGLYRVHHFNKVEMFGVTADETGEESSQLLEEFVSLQKEMFSALELHYRVLDMPTQELGPPAYRKYDIEAWMPGRNSYGEISSGSNCTDYQSRRLNILYEREDGSLQYAHTVNATACAIPRTIIAILETHQTKEGSVRVPRALQPYFGLEVIEKPKCTPLKYIGPNQQTRPPRPAPKTR from the exons ATGAGCCTAATAGAGATGTTAATTATTCCCATGCTCCCTGAATGCAACATCAACCACAGGACAAACATGGCGACGGGCTTCAGCATGGCAGCGAGAGTAGGACGCGCTGCACTGACTGTGTTGAAGCCGGTGGCTCGACACTACTCAAGGCAAAGGAGCAGCGTTGTCATTCCGCACCGCTTCTGTCACAGAGCCCGCAGCAGTTTGTACGAGCATGTCCGTGAAGGCTACAGTGACAAACCAGAGCTGGACATGACATTAGTGTGTGAGCACACTGACTCGGTCATAGCTAATGTGGAGAGCAGGAAAGGAGACCTGCGGGGGGAGGATGTTCGGAACATT gtgtgtgtgtggcagcagctCCAGGCGGTGAGGAAAGAAATCTCTGAGCTGGAGGAGCAGAAGAAACACATCAGTGAAACAGTCAAAGCACTAGTG GTCAAGAATGACAAGAAGACTCTCACCAGT CTTCCTGAGTACAACCAGGCTCTGCAGAGGGGTCGAGACATCCGCAACAGACTCAACCATCTCACCGCCAAAGAGACTGAGCTGGACCAGGAACACTACCTACGAGCGCTCCGGCTACCCAACACCACACACCCTGATGtg CCAATTGGAGATGAGAGCCAGGCGACGGTGGTGGAGCTGGTTGGACAGAAACCAG AGTTTGACTTCAAGCCCAGAGGCCATGTGGAACTGGGGGAGGAGTTGGGTCTCATCAGGCAGAG GCATCTAGCTCATGTCTCAGGCCACAGGTCCTACTATCTGAGAGGAGCAGGGGCCAGACTACAGATTGCACTCCAAAACTTCGCCCTTGACACACTGCAGCGTCGA GGCTTCATTCCCATGGTTGTACCTGACATGCTCAGGGGGGCAGTATTT GAGGGTTGTGGCATGCAACCCAACGCTCATCGCTCCCAGGTCTATTCAATGGATCCGGCTCGTTTCCCAGACCTCAACCTGGCAGGGACCGGAGAGGTCGGAGCGGCAG GCTATTTCATGGATCATGCAGTAAACTGGAAGGACCTGCCTGTCAG GACGGTGTGCAGCAGCACGTGCTACAGGGCGGAGACGGACACGGGCAGAGAGACCTGGGGCCTCTACAGAGTTCATCACTTCAACAAG GTGGAGATGTTTGGAGTGACAGCAGatgagacaggagaggagagctcTCAGCTCCTGGAGGAGTTTGTCTCTTTGCAAAAAGAGATGTTTTCTGCACTGGAGCTACACTACAG aGTGCTAGACATGCCGACTCAGGAATTGGGTCCTCCAGCGTACAGGAAGTATGACATTGAAGCCTGGATGCCTGGGAGGAACAGTTATGGAGAG ATTTCCAGTGGGTCCAACTGTACAGACTACCAGAGCAGACGCCTCAACATCCTGTATGAGAGAGAGGATGGCAGCCTGCAGTACGCCCACACA GTGAATGCTACAGCGTGTGCCATCCCTCGTACTATTATCGCTATCCTGGAGACTCACCAAACCAAA GAAGGATCAGTGCGTGTACCCCGAGCCCTGCAGCCTTATTTTGGTCTCGAAGTGATTGAGAAACCAAAGTGCACCCCACTGAAATACATCGGACCCAACCAGCAGACCCGGCCACCCAGACCCGCACCCAAAACCAGATGA